The following coding sequences are from one Lolium rigidum isolate FL_2022 chromosome 6, APGP_CSIRO_Lrig_0.1, whole genome shotgun sequence window:
- the LOC124662569 gene encoding cell number regulator 13-like yields the protein MVGLDAGGLISMIIQAAETAHRNKKKCERLAHRVSMIANLLPHLQLQDPEVALPLSGLEDALWEAHRLVLSCQGRSAAYLFIMAGRQAERFRDVQGRIDAYLIVFPVVSHIAITRRLDQMCHIQRQLSANVSKTGPGSPAIELLSAEAAPPPEVEDGPHISGVVANLERVLKFACS from the coding sequence ATGGTCGGGTTGGACGCCGGCGGGCTCATCTCCATGATCATACAGGCGGCGGAGACGGCTCACAGGAACAAAAAGAAATGCGAGCGGCTCGCACACCGTGTCTCCATGATCGCCaaccttctgccgcacctgcagcTGCAGGACCCAGAGGTGGCGCTGCCGCTGTCCGGGCTGGAGGATGCCCTCTGGGAGGCGCACCGGCTGGTGCTGTCCTGCCAGGGGAGGAGCGCAGCCTACCTGTTCATCATGGCCGGCAGGCAGGCAGAGAGGTTCCGGGACGTCCAGGGAAGGATCGACGCCTACCTCATCGTCTTCCCCGTGGTCAGCCACATCGCAATTACCCGCCGCCTCGACCAAATGTGCCACATCCAGCGACAGCTCTCAGCAAACGTGAGCAAAACAGGGCCAGGCTCCCCTGCAATAGAACTACTCTCGGCAGAGGCCGCTCCCCCTCCGGAGGTGGAGGACGGGCCGCACATATCCGGCGTCGTGGCCAACCTGGAGAGGGTGCTCAAATTCGCTTGCAGCTAG
- the LOC124667711 gene encoding snRNA-activating protein complex subunit-like isoform X1, with product MVGPISTVPEFTSSSLREVQSLRDELGDPGDEFEEELCVDELRVLSEEELVERALREAMEEDWDSGAPSQPVGQRMSGSSTAGNETVTSSASVETQSSISPQDGRAIGLDEIGLVEPHDNHGKTRGEKRKGRKRKENNGVLTSDSTVDRETAGSPVDMTILPNEPEGSKGKPGGRKGKNGTISNSSIERPSKEMSVVPHGPEGADGQTKRRKCKKRGRHFDREVRAHILQGRYLTKAEKMAEIKIKQEENKREARLHSFSGGDSVMSKGSKASAEKTDVAKSLSYNSAPWKHKASKSEEHIPIVYPEVVLSVEIYEQKQSSVKSQEFLVLGSQLLTELKDNIYCSTNKLMEVNKQSDHSGYFLIEDTFYNDTRHYSAVDYSEPILDWLKDSSDEVAEKWDAISSGALKKRQKDLLRGLNISNVPEFKSAKMQTTHFSDLHFRIGAGYLYCHQGNCKHTFVIRDMRLIHPEDTQNQAEYPLMTFQMQKRFQKCSVCQIYLATKMTVDDKWAPNNPCYFCKQCYYLLHYREDDSLLYHHTVYDYLQE from the exons ATGGTGGGCCCTATCTCCACCGTCCCCGAGTTCACGTCCTCCTCGCTCCGCGAGGTTCAG TCCCTGCGCGACGAATTGGGGGACCCCGGGGACGAATTTGAGGAGGAGCTCTG CGTCGATGAGCTGAGGGTGCTCTCTGAGGAAGAGCTCGTGGAGCGCGCTCTCCGGGAGGCTATGGAG GAGGATTGGGACTCTGGTGCTCCATCACAACCCGTGGGTCAAAG AATGTCAGGGAGTTCCACTGCTGGAAATGAGACTGTCACCTCAAGCGCATCAGTTGAAACACAGAGTTCCATATCACCTCAAGATGGTAGGGCAATTGGACTGGACGAAATTGGACTGGTTGAACCACATGACAACCATGGAAAAACAAGAGGTGAAAAGAGAAAAGGCAGGAAAAGGAAGGAAAATAATGGTGTCCTCACCTCAGATTCAACAGTCGACAGAGAGACAGCTGGATCACCTGTTGACATGACAATTTTACCGAATGAACCAGAAGGGAGCAAGGGGAAACCTGGAGGCAGAAAGGGTAAAAATGGAACCATTTCAAATTCATCAATTGAAAGACCTAGTAAGGAAATGTCAGTTGTTCCACATGGCCCAGAAGGCGCAGATGGGCAAACAAAACGTAGAAAGTGCAAAAAGAGAGGCAGACATTTTGATAGGGAAGTTCGAGCGCATATTTTACAA GGGAGGTATCTTACTAAAGCAGAGAAGATGGCAGAAATCAAGATCAAGCAAGAAGAAAACAAGCGTGAAGCCAGGCTGCACTCTTTCAG TGGTGGTGATTCTGTGATGTCCAAAGGCTCTAAGGCCTCGGCGGAGAAAACTGACGTGGCAAAATCTCTTTCATACAACAGTGCCCCTTGGAAG CACAAAGCTTCGAAATCTGAGGAACACATACCTATAGTCTATCCAGAAGTAGTTCTTTCTGTCGAAATTTATGAGCAGAAGCAAAGCTCTGTGAAA AGCCAGGAATTTCTTGTGTTGGGAAGTCAGCTTCTTACAGAGCTTAAGGACAATATCTACTGTTCAACTAATAAGTTGATGGAGGTGAACAAACAAAGCGATCATTCTGGCTATTTTCTTATCGAG GACACGTTCTACAACGACACGAGACATTATTCTGCCGTTGATTACAGTGAGCCTATACTTGACTGGCTTAAGGATTCCAGTGATGAGGTGGCAGAGAAGTGGGATGCCATAAGTTCTGGCGCGTTAAAGAAACGGCAAAAAGACTTGTTGAGgggtttgaatatttcaaatgtACCCGAGTTTAAATCTGCAAAAATGCAAACTACCCACTTCTCTGACCTGCACTTCCGAATTGGTGCTGGGTACCTCTACTGCCACCAG GGTAACTGCAAGCACACGTTCGTGATTCGAGACATGAGGTTGATCCACCCGGAGGACACACAGAACCAAGCTGAGTACCCTCTCATGACGTTCCAGATGCAGAAGCGTTTCCAGAAGTGTTCAGTGTGCCAGATCTACCTTGCAACAAAGATGACGGTGGACGACAAATGGGCTCCAAACAATCCCTGTTATTTCTGCAAGCAATGCTACTACCTCCTCCACTACCGAGAGGATGACTCGCTGTTATATCATCATACTGTGTATGATTACCTCCAGGAGTAA
- the LOC124667711 gene encoding snRNA-activating protein complex subunit-like isoform X2, whose protein sequence is MSGSSTAGNETVTSSASVETQSSISPQDGRAIGLDEIGLVEPHDNHGKTRGEKRKGRKRKENNGVLTSDSTVDRETAGSPVDMTILPNEPEGSKGKPGGRKGKNGTISNSSIERPSKEMSVVPHGPEGADGQTKRRKCKKRGRHFDREVRAHILQGRYLTKAEKMAEIKIKQEENKREARLHSFSGGDSVMSKGSKASAEKTDVAKSLSYNSAPWKHKASKSEEHIPIVYPEVVLSVEIYEQKQSSVKSQEFLVLGSQLLTELKDNIYCSTNKLMEVNKQSDHSGYFLIEDTFYNDTRHYSAVDYSEPILDWLKDSSDEVAEKWDAISSGALKKRQKDLLRGLNISNVPEFKSAKMQTTHFSDLHFRIGAGYLYCHQGNCKHTFVIRDMRLIHPEDTQNQAEYPLMTFQMQKRFQKCSVCQIYLATKMTVDDKWAPNNPCYFCKQCYYLLHYREDDSLLYHHTVYDYLQE, encoded by the exons ATGTCAGGGAGTTCCACTGCTGGAAATGAGACTGTCACCTCAAGCGCATCAGTTGAAACACAGAGTTCCATATCACCTCAAGATGGTAGGGCAATTGGACTGGACGAAATTGGACTGGTTGAACCACATGACAACCATGGAAAAACAAGAGGTGAAAAGAGAAAAGGCAGGAAAAGGAAGGAAAATAATGGTGTCCTCACCTCAGATTCAACAGTCGACAGAGAGACAGCTGGATCACCTGTTGACATGACAATTTTACCGAATGAACCAGAAGGGAGCAAGGGGAAACCTGGAGGCAGAAAGGGTAAAAATGGAACCATTTCAAATTCATCAATTGAAAGACCTAGTAAGGAAATGTCAGTTGTTCCACATGGCCCAGAAGGCGCAGATGGGCAAACAAAACGTAGAAAGTGCAAAAAGAGAGGCAGACATTTTGATAGGGAAGTTCGAGCGCATATTTTACAA GGGAGGTATCTTACTAAAGCAGAGAAGATGGCAGAAATCAAGATCAAGCAAGAAGAAAACAAGCGTGAAGCCAGGCTGCACTCTTTCAG TGGTGGTGATTCTGTGATGTCCAAAGGCTCTAAGGCCTCGGCGGAGAAAACTGACGTGGCAAAATCTCTTTCATACAACAGTGCCCCTTGGAAG CACAAAGCTTCGAAATCTGAGGAACACATACCTATAGTCTATCCAGAAGTAGTTCTTTCTGTCGAAATTTATGAGCAGAAGCAAAGCTCTGTGAAA AGCCAGGAATTTCTTGTGTTGGGAAGTCAGCTTCTTACAGAGCTTAAGGACAATATCTACTGTTCAACTAATAAGTTGATGGAGGTGAACAAACAAAGCGATCATTCTGGCTATTTTCTTATCGAG GACACGTTCTACAACGACACGAGACATTATTCTGCCGTTGATTACAGTGAGCCTATACTTGACTGGCTTAAGGATTCCAGTGATGAGGTGGCAGAGAAGTGGGATGCCATAAGTTCTGGCGCGTTAAAGAAACGGCAAAAAGACTTGTTGAGgggtttgaatatttcaaatgtACCCGAGTTTAAATCTGCAAAAATGCAAACTACCCACTTCTCTGACCTGCACTTCCGAATTGGTGCTGGGTACCTCTACTGCCACCAG GGTAACTGCAAGCACACGTTCGTGATTCGAGACATGAGGTTGATCCACCCGGAGGACACACAGAACCAAGCTGAGTACCCTCTCATGACGTTCCAGATGCAGAAGCGTTTCCAGAAGTGTTCAGTGTGCCAGATCTACCTTGCAACAAAGATGACGGTGGACGACAAATGGGCTCCAAACAATCCCTGTTATTTCTGCAAGCAATGCTACTACCTCCTCCACTACCGAGAGGATGACTCGCTGTTATATCATCATACTGTGTATGATTACCTCCAGGAGTAA